In the Muricauda sp. MAR_2010_75 genome, one interval contains:
- a CDS encoding serine hydrolase, with protein MFGRTNPTLLNSLFAHIKQLFSGSPKVKSEEGLQGLEKANVLFHNLVAERQAPGISVTVFKKGKTILQKGYGYANVERKTPVDPQKTVFRIASISKCITGLALGKMTEDGIVDLDTSFYQYVPYYPKKRYDFTLRQLAGHTAGIRAYRGKEYALNQDFSIKDSISVFKNDPLLFEPGKGYLYNSFDFVLLSLAMQEASGIPFEDYVMEKVLNPLGMKNTFAPSIDRVRPSNVENKTQYYTKTALCFKKATPVNNFYKLAGGGFLSTSEDVAKLGQAILEQKLLKKETYHQLLTSQVVNGKPTFYGLGFQVSQDNQGRPFVGHVGSSVGAYTNFFVYPNEKLVISILINCTDPKVQEKLDRAIDPLF; from the coding sequence ATGTTCGGAAGAACAAACCCAACACTGTTGAACTCACTGTTTGCCCATATCAAGCAATTATTTTCAGGTTCCCCAAAAGTGAAATCGGAGGAAGGTCTTCAAGGTTTGGAAAAGGCCAATGTTCTTTTCCATAATCTTGTAGCCGAGAGGCAGGCGCCAGGGATTTCGGTAACTGTTTTTAAAAAGGGAAAAACCATCCTTCAAAAAGGATACGGTTATGCCAATGTGGAACGGAAAACTCCAGTAGATCCCCAAAAAACCGTCTTTCGGATAGCCAGTATTTCCAAATGCATAACGGGATTGGCCTTGGGTAAAATGACGGAAGATGGCATTGTTGACTTGGATACCTCCTTCTATCAATACGTGCCTTATTACCCCAAAAAGCGTTATGATTTTACCCTACGGCAATTGGCAGGTCACACAGCGGGTATTCGCGCCTACCGAGGAAAAGAATACGCACTAAATCAAGATTTTTCCATAAAGGATAGTATCTCGGTTTTTAAAAATGACCCACTACTTTTTGAACCAGGTAAGGGATATCTGTACAACAGTTTTGATTTTGTCCTCCTCTCCTTGGCCATGCAGGAGGCCAGTGGAATACCTTTTGAAGATTATGTAATGGAAAAAGTGCTCAACCCTTTGGGGATGAAAAACACCTTTGCACCATCAATTGACCGTGTCCGTCCAAGCAACGTCGAGAATAAAACACAATACTACACCAAAACAGCCTTGTGTTTTAAAAAAGCCACGCCAGTCAATAATTTCTACAAATTGGCTGGCGGCGGGTTTTTATCCACTAGCGAAGATGTTGCGAAATTGGGACAAGCTATTTTGGAGCAAAAATTGCTAAAAAAGGAAACCTATCACCAATTGTTGACTTCACAGGTTGTCAATGGAAAGCCAACTTTTTACGGATTGGGTTTTCAAGTGAGCCAAGATAATCAAGGTAGACCATTTGTGGGTCATGTGGGAAGCAGTGTGGGGGCATATACCAATTTTTTTGTATATCCCAATGAGAAATTGGTCATCTCGATCTTGATCAATTGTACAGACCCAAAAGTTCAAGAAAAATTGGATAGGGCAATTGATCCTCTATTTTGA
- a CDS encoding IS3 family transposase (programmed frameshift), translated as MKKSKFTESQIIKALKENEQGRKVGDISREMGIDTSTFYYWRKKYGGMEVAHMKRLKELEEENRKLKQMYADASLDIRMLKDVLSKKFLGPSDKKQRAKYLQEAYSVCVSRSCGVLDLARSMWYYHSRRDDTEVVDALSRLAEELPTRGFEVYYKRLRREGRNWNRKRVLRVYRSMNLKLRRKHKKRLPARTKNPLGAPMELNEVWSMDFMADVLSDGRKIRVFNVMDDCNREALAMDVGLNYPAIRVVETLSQLEEEIGLPKTIRCDNGPEFISKALSQWCKAKRVELQFIQPGKPMQNGYMERLNRFYREDVLDAYWFNDLHQVRALTQKWMEDYNTRHPHSSIGDMPPREYKKRFGEEFFPETDNINDNFMNLAMS; from the exons ATGAAAAAAAGCAAGTTTACCGAGAGCCAGATCATCAAGGCACTGAAAGAGAACGAACAGGGCCGCAAGGTGGGTGACATATCCCGTGAGATGGGGATTGACACCAGCACTTTTTATTATTGGAGGAAGAAGTACGGGGGCATGGAAGTTGCGCATATGAAGCGCTTGAAGGAACTCGAGGAGGAGAACCGCAAACTCAAGCAGATGTACGCCGATGCCAGTCTTGACATCCGTATGCTCAAGGACGTACTGTCAAAAAAGT TTCTAGGGCCTTCCGACAAGAAGCAGCGCGCCAAATATCTCCAGGAGGCCTATTCTGTATGTGTATCGCGTTCCTGTGGGGTACTGGACCTTGCCCGGTCGATGTGGTACTACCATAGCAGGAGGGACGACACCGAGGTCGTCGATGCCCTTTCCAGGCTGGCCGAAGAGCTGCCGACAAGGGGATTCGAGGTGTATTACAAGCGTTTGCGTCGCGAAGGCCGCAACTGGAACAGGAAACGGGTGTTGAGGGTCTACAGGTCCATGAACCTAAAACTCAGGAGGAAGCACAAGAAGAGGCTTCCTGCAAGGACAAAGAACCCACTGGGGGCCCCGATGGAGCTCAACGAGGTCTGGAGCATGGACTTTATGGCCGATGTGCTGTCCGATGGAAGGAAGATAAGGGTGTTCAATGTGATGGACGACTGCAACCGGGAGGCACTGGCCATGGACGTGGGGCTGAACTATCCGGCGATAAGGGTAGTGGAGACCTTATCACAACTGGAGGAGGAAATAGGCCTGCCAAAGACCATACGCTGCGACAACGGTCCGGAGTTCATATCCAAGGCCCTATCACAATGGTGCAAGGCCAAACGTGTCGAGCTGCAGTTCATCCAGCCCGGCAAGCCCATGCAGAACGGATATATGGAACGCCTGAACAGGTTTTACAGGGAGGATGTGCTCGATGCCTATTGGTTCAACGACCTCCACCAAGTAAGGGCACTGACCCAAAAATGGATGGAGGATTACAATACAAGGCATCCCCATTCATCCATCGGGGATATGCCGCCCAGGGAATACAAGAAACGTTTCGGGGAAGAATTCTTCCCCGAAACAGACAACATTAATGATAATTTTATGAATTTAGCGATGTCCTAA
- the metF gene encoding methylenetetrahydrofolate reductase [NAD(P)H]: MKVTDHLKKAKGKTLFSFEIIPPVKGKSIQELYNNIDPLMEFNPPFIDVTTSREEYVYIDRDGLLDKKLTRMRPGTLGICASIKHKYDVDTVPHVLCGGFTKEETEYLLVDCHYLGIENVMALRGDAMKEEKYFSPTKGGHQYASQLVKQIQDINCGNYLHEVIETDDCSDFCIGVAGYPEKHMEAPSLKSDLRRLKEKVELGADYVVTQMFFDNKKFFAFVEAAREMGIDVPIIPGIKPIAVKRHLQLLPQVFRVDIPQDLVDAVEACKTNKEVRQVGVEWCIAQSKELKEAGVPVLHYYSMGKSDNIKAVAKEVF; this comes from the coding sequence ATGAAAGTAACCGACCATTTAAAAAAAGCAAAAGGAAAAACGCTTTTTAGCTTTGAGATCATACCTCCTGTAAAGGGGAAGAGTATCCAAGAACTCTATAATAATATTGACCCTTTGATGGAGTTTAACCCCCCATTCATTGATGTCACCACCTCTAGGGAAGAGTATGTGTACATTGATAGGGATGGTTTGTTGGACAAGAAACTGACCCGGATGCGTCCCGGAACTTTGGGGATTTGTGCTTCCATTAAACACAAATATGATGTGGATACCGTACCCCATGTGCTTTGTGGTGGATTCACCAAAGAAGAAACAGAGTACTTATTGGTGGATTGCCATTATTTGGGTATTGAAAATGTAATGGCCCTACGTGGCGACGCCATGAAAGAGGAAAAATATTTTTCCCCAACCAAAGGTGGACACCAATACGCATCCCAATTGGTGAAACAAATCCAAGACATTAATTGTGGCAATTACCTGCATGAAGTAATTGAGACGGATGATTGCTCCGATTTTTGCATTGGTGTGGCGGGTTATCCAGAAAAACACATGGAGGCCCCATCCTTAAAATCAGATTTAAGACGGTTGAAGGAAAAAGTGGAATTGGGCGCGGATTATGTGGTGACCCAGATGTTTTTCGATAATAAAAAGTTCTTTGCCTTTGTAGAGGCGGCTCGTGAAATGGGTATTGATGTACCCATCATTCCGGGAATTAAGCCCATCGCTGTAAAACGGCATTTGCAATTGCTCCCCCAGGTATTCCGAGTTGATATTCCGCAAGACTTGGTGGATGCTGTGGAAGCGTGCAAGACCAACAAGGAGGTGCGCCAAGTAGGGGTGGAGTGGTGCATAGCGCAGTCCAAGGAGCTCAAGGAAGCCGGAGTGCCCGTATTGCATTATTATTCCATGGGAAAATCAGATAATATTAAGGCGGTTGCCAAGGAGGTGTTTTAA
- the metH gene encoding methionine synthase: MEINEQQITNNKQRFLRLSGLEPLVITPESNFINVGERTNVAGSKRFLRLIKEEKFDEALDVARDQVDGGAQIIDVNMDDGLIDGKEAMIKFLNLIVSEPDIARVPIMIDSSKWEIIEAGLQVVQGKCVVNSISLKEGEEEFIRHAKLIKRYGAAVIVMAFDEVGQADNLERRIEIAKRSYDVLVNKVKFPPEDIIFDLNIFPVATGMEEHRRNAVDFIEATRWVKENLPYCSVSGGVSNVSFSFRGNNPVREAINSAFLYHAIKAGMNIGIVNPTMLEVYDDIPKDLLEYVEDVLLDRRDDATERLLEFAETVVGTAKESKVDLSWREEPLQDRITRALVKGIDQYIIEDVEEARQNVTKPLEVIEGNLMTGMNVVGDLFGDGKMFLPQVVKSARVMKKAVAYLTPFIEAAKDEKSKPAGKILMATVKGDVHDIGKNIVSVVLACNNYEIVDLGVMVPPEKIINKAKEEQVDIIGLSGLITPSLDEMVFLAKEMERQNFDVPLLIGGATTSKAHTAVKIDPQYSQAVVHVNDASRAVTVVGDLLQDETSVKYKKSIKLDYESFRDKFLKRGKQKEYLTLEQTRQNKLQIDWDQSDIKKPNHLGIEVWDDFDLTKLEEFIDWSPFFRSWDLHGKYPDILTDGVVGEQARELFKDAKELLKRILDEKLLKAKAVFGLFPANQVNEDDIEVFSASGVENDTGETFIFRTLRQQLKKREGVPNIALADFIAPKDSGIQDYIGCFCVSTGFGTQELAAEFEKNHDDYNSIMIKALADRLAEAFAEYLHKEVRTNYWGYAVDETLDNDALIKEKYRGIRPAPGYPACPDHLEKLTIWELMGVEEKIGVKLTDSLAMWPAASVSGYYFAHPQAKYFGLGKIKQDQVADFAKRKNIKLEKAQKWLAPNLVDS; the protein is encoded by the coding sequence ATGGAAATAAACGAACAACAAATAACGAACAACAAACAACGCTTTTTGCGTTTGAGTGGCCTGGAACCCTTGGTAATAACCCCCGAAAGCAATTTCATCAATGTGGGAGAGCGGACCAATGTGGCTGGATCTAAACGATTTTTAAGGCTCATCAAAGAAGAAAAGTTCGATGAAGCTTTGGATGTTGCCCGAGATCAAGTGGACGGTGGCGCCCAGATCATTGACGTGAACATGGATGATGGCCTGATCGATGGTAAGGAAGCCATGATCAAATTTTTGAACTTGATCGTTTCCGAGCCCGATATTGCCCGTGTGCCCATCATGATCGATAGTTCCAAATGGGAAATTATTGAGGCTGGATTGCAAGTAGTGCAAGGTAAATGCGTGGTGAATTCCATTAGCTTGAAAGAAGGAGAGGAAGAATTTATCCGTCATGCCAAATTGATCAAGCGCTATGGTGCTGCGGTGATTGTTATGGCTTTTGACGAAGTGGGTCAGGCTGATAACTTGGAACGCCGGATTGAGATTGCAAAACGATCCTACGATGTTTTGGTCAACAAGGTGAAGTTTCCTCCGGAAGACATCATTTTCGACCTGAATATTTTTCCCGTGGCCACGGGAATGGAAGAACACCGACGCAATGCCGTTGATTTTATTGAAGCGACTCGTTGGGTAAAGGAAAATCTTCCCTATTGCAGTGTTAGCGGTGGAGTGAGCAATGTTTCCTTTTCATTTAGGGGGAATAATCCTGTACGGGAAGCCATCAACTCGGCTTTTTTGTACCATGCCATAAAAGCTGGGATGAACATAGGCATCGTAAACCCTACTATGTTGGAGGTCTACGATGACATTCCCAAGGACTTATTGGAATATGTGGAAGATGTGCTGTTGGATAGGCGGGACGATGCTACGGAAAGATTATTGGAATTCGCGGAGACTGTTGTTGGAACTGCAAAAGAAAGCAAGGTTGATTTGTCTTGGAGAGAAGAGCCACTTCAAGATCGCATTACCCGGGCCTTGGTCAAGGGGATTGATCAATATATTATTGAAGATGTTGAAGAAGCCCGTCAAAATGTAACTAAACCCCTTGAGGTCATTGAAGGAAATCTCATGACAGGAATGAACGTGGTGGGAGATTTATTTGGTGACGGAAAAATGTTTTTGCCCCAAGTAGTGAAATCGGCCAGAGTGATGAAGAAGGCCGTGGCCTATCTCACGCCTTTTATTGAAGCAGCAAAAGATGAAAAATCCAAACCGGCGGGCAAGATTTTAATGGCCACCGTAAAAGGTGATGTGCACGATATCGGAAAGAATATCGTGAGTGTAGTATTGGCCTGTAACAATTACGAAATTGTGGATTTGGGGGTGATGGTACCGCCAGAGAAAATCATCAACAAGGCCAAGGAAGAGCAAGTGGATATTATAGGTCTGAGCGGATTGATCACGCCCTCTTTGGATGAAATGGTGTTCTTGGCTAAGGAAATGGAGCGTCAAAATTTTGATGTGCCCCTGTTGATTGGAGGTGCTACCACGAGCAAGGCCCATACAGCCGTTAAAATTGACCCACAATACAGTCAAGCCGTGGTGCATGTCAACGATGCTTCCCGGGCGGTGACGGTGGTGGGTGATTTGCTTCAGGACGAAACCTCTGTCAAGTATAAAAAATCCATCAAACTGGATTACGAGAGTTTTCGGGACAAGTTTTTGAAGCGTGGTAAGCAAAAGGAATACTTGACCTTGGAGCAGACAAGGCAAAATAAACTTCAAATCGACTGGGATCAATCAGACATAAAAAAACCAAACCATTTGGGTATTGAGGTTTGGGATGATTTTGACCTGACCAAATTGGAGGAATTTATCGATTGGTCCCCATTTTTTAGAAGTTGGGATTTGCACGGGAAATACCCGGATATTTTGACCGATGGGGTGGTTGGCGAACAAGCCAGGGAACTTTTTAAGGATGCCAAGGAGCTTCTGAAACGTATTTTGGACGAGAAACTATTGAAGGCCAAGGCTGTTTTTGGGCTGTTCCCAGCCAATCAGGTTAACGAAGATGATATTGAAGTTTTCAGTGCGAGCGGAGTCGAGAACGACACTGGTGAAACCTTTATCTTCCGAACACTTCGTCAACAGCTCAAAAAACGTGAAGGAGTTCCCAATATCGCTTTGGCGGATTTTATTGCGCCAAAAGATTCTGGTATCCAAGATTATATCGGCTGTTTTTGTGTCAGTACAGGATTTGGAACCCAAGAATTGGCGGCAGAATTCGAAAAGAATCATGACGATTACAATTCCATCATGATCAAGGCCTTGGCCGATAGATTGGCAGAAGCTTTTGCGGAATACCTTCATAAAGAAGTTCGGACCAACTATTGGGGCTATGCCGTTGATGAGACCTTGGACAACGATGCGCTAATCAAGGAAAAATATCGCGGAATCCGTCCCGCTCCCGGTTACCCAGCCTGCCCCGATCACTTAGAGAAATTGACCATTTGGGAATTGATGGGAGTTGAGGAAAAAATAGGGGTTAAACTGACCGATAGTTTGGCCATGTGGCCCGCTGCCAGTGTTAGTGGCTATTATTTTGCGCATCCCCAAGCCAAATATTTCGGACTGGGAAAAATAAAGCAAGATCAAGTAGCCGATTTTGCCAAAAGAAAAAACATAAAACTGGAGAAAGCCCAAAAATGGCTCGCGCCTAACTTGGTTGATAGTTAA
- a CDS encoding head GIN domain-containing protein: MKRLYKNENVTSGNVILSAVEWSLYFLFLLLIISCNGDNVPDCFQNAGDTVRETVDVPEFNTITVFENLNVVLKQGDEQKVEVETGEFLRNDVSAKVEGNRLILRNENNCNYVREYGLTTIYVTSPNISEVRSSTGLLISSDGVLNYPNLTLISESFSNPETETTDGSFDLEVNSTTVRITVNGIAYFKLKGTTDNFNVNVAAGDSRVEAAGLVANRVSLNHRGSNDVYVNPQDRIGGIIRGTGDVISVNRPPEIDVDELFNGRLIFQE, encoded by the coding sequence TTGAAAAGATTATATAAAAATGAGAATGTGACCTCGGGAAATGTCATCCTGAGCGCAGTCGAGTGGTCTTTGTATTTCCTTTTTCTCCTTCTCATAATCTCCTGCAACGGCGATAATGTCCCCGACTGTTTCCAAAATGCGGGAGATACGGTTCGGGAAACTGTGGATGTTCCCGAATTCAATACCATAACCGTGTTTGAAAATCTAAATGTAGTGCTCAAACAAGGCGACGAGCAAAAAGTGGAAGTTGAGACTGGGGAGTTCCTTCGGAATGATGTTTCTGCAAAAGTGGAAGGCAATCGACTTATCCTCAGAAATGAAAATAATTGTAATTATGTGCGCGAGTATGGTTTGACCACCATTTATGTCACCTCTCCAAATATTTCTGAAGTACGTAGCAGTACCGGATTGTTAATCTCCAGTGATGGTGTTCTCAATTACCCCAATTTGACCTTGATTTCAGAAAGTTTCAGCAACCCCGAGACCGAAACTACTGACGGTTCTTTTGATTTGGAAGTGAATTCCACAACTGTGAGAATCACAGTGAATGGTATAGCTTACTTTAAATTGAAAGGTACAACCGATAACTTTAATGTAAATGTTGCTGCCGGTGATTCCAGAGTGGAAGCAGCAGGTTTAGTCGCCAATCGGGTTAGTCTTAATCACAGAGGTTCCAATGACGTTTATGTTAATCCTCAAGATCGGATAGGTGGTATAATTCGTGGTACCGGGGATGTCATCAGTGTTAACCGGCCCCCAGAAATTGATGTTGATGAACTTTTTAATGGCCGATTGATTTTTCAAGAGTAA
- a CDS encoding SDR family NAD(P)-dependent oxidoreductase, translating into MSKEKIALVTGGSRGLGEDMAINLAQKGLNILLTYRSNKEEADKTVSEIEKIGQKAYALQLDVAESQSFDGFVDEVKKVVSSHFGAERIDFLINNAGIGINAPITETTEEQFDALVDIHFKGTFFLTQKLLPTLADGGGIVNISSGLARFSFPGYAVYGSMKAAVEALTRYQAKELGARKIRSNVVAPGAIETDFGGGTNKNDEGKRTAIANFTALGRVGIPSDVGGVVAFLCTDDAKWVNAQRIEVSGGMMI; encoded by the coding sequence ATGAGCAAAGAGAAAATAGCATTGGTAACGGGTGGTAGCCGTGGACTTGGCGAGGACATGGCCATCAATTTGGCCCAAAAGGGATTGAACATATTACTGACCTACCGCAGTAATAAAGAAGAAGCTGATAAAACGGTAAGTGAAATCGAAAAAATAGGTCAAAAAGCTTACGCATTGCAACTGGATGTAGCTGAAAGCCAAAGTTTTGACGGATTTGTGGATGAGGTTAAAAAAGTAGTGAGCTCCCATTTTGGGGCAGAAAGGATAGATTTCTTGATCAACAATGCCGGAATCGGAATCAATGCTCCTATCACTGAAACTACTGAAGAACAATTTGATGCCCTTGTGGACATTCATTTTAAAGGGACGTTTTTCCTCACCCAAAAATTATTACCAACTCTTGCTGATGGTGGGGGAATCGTAAATATTTCCAGTGGGTTGGCCCGTTTTTCATTCCCGGGATATGCCGTATATGGTTCCATGAAAGCGGCAGTAGAGGCACTTACCCGATATCAAGCCAAAGAATTGGGAGCTCGTAAAATCAGGTCAAATGTTGTGGCACCTGGTGCCATTGAAACGGACTTTGGCGGAGGAACCAACAAAAATGATGAAGGCAAAAGAACCGCCATTGCCAATTTTACGGCCTTGGGCCGTGTGGGTATTCCAAGTGATGTTGGTGGTGTGGTTGCTTTTCTATGTACTGATGATGCTAAATGGGTCAATGCACAACGTATTGAAGTCTCAGGAGGCATGATGATTTAG
- a CDS encoding acyloxyacyl hydrolase produces MRPLFCFITFLCFCFGNAQNEYIPKKYVLDANQFYGSILLHNPDISHLITDHPGGIILGVSRKTYGHKEWESDFGYPDTGYTFVFQNTNNPTLGKHFGLYGHYNFYFLKRNIQLRVAQGLAYNTNPYDKNENFRNNAYGSHILSSTVLMLNYHKENLVAGLGLRAGLSFVHYSNANFKAPNTSTNTMAVNFGLTYDLDGGKVYEYIEPGPKEKITEPIRYNFALRSGVNESDVIDSGRYGFWILSAYADKRLGRKSAIQLGTDVFFSNFLKELIRFQSISFPEMDVAADTDYKRVGLFVGHELFVNKMSVVAQLGYYVYYPFDFEGRMYNRIGMKRYFGHKIFGAITLKSHGAKAEAVEFGIGIRL; encoded by the coding sequence ATGAGGCCCCTTTTCTGTTTTATTACCTTCTTATGCTTTTGCTTTGGAAATGCCCAAAACGAGTATATCCCAAAGAAATACGTACTGGATGCCAACCAGTTCTATGGTTCCATACTCCTGCATAACCCAGATATTTCACACTTGATAACCGATCATCCGGGAGGAATTATTTTGGGTGTTAGCCGGAAAACGTATGGTCATAAAGAATGGGAATCCGATTTTGGATACCCTGATACAGGCTATACTTTTGTATTTCAGAACACCAATAACCCAACCCTTGGGAAACATTTTGGGTTGTACGGGCACTATAATTTCTATTTCCTTAAAAGAAATATTCAATTGCGTGTAGCACAAGGACTGGCGTACAACACCAATCCCTACGATAAAAATGAAAATTTTAGGAACAATGCCTACGGAAGTCATATTTTAAGTAGTACGGTATTGATGTTGAATTATCATAAAGAAAATCTTGTGGCAGGTTTGGGTTTGAGAGCGGGACTTTCCTTCGTTCACTATTCCAATGCCAATTTTAAGGCCCCCAATACGTCAACCAATACCATGGCCGTGAATTTTGGGCTCACCTATGATTTAGATGGTGGAAAAGTTTATGAATATATTGAACCCGGCCCCAAGGAAAAAATTACGGAACCTATTCGATATAACTTTGCGCTTCGCAGCGGGGTGAATGAGAGTGATGTAATCGATTCAGGCCGATATGGATTTTGGATTTTATCAGCCTATGCCGATAAACGTTTAGGTCGAAAAAGTGCCATTCAACTGGGAACCGATGTTTTCTTTTCCAATTTTCTAAAAGAGTTGATTCGATTTCAGTCTATCTCCTTTCCAGAAATGGACGTAGCGGCAGACACCGATTATAAACGGGTAGGATTGTTTGTGGGACATGAACTCTTTGTGAACAAGATGAGTGTTGTGGCCCAGTTGGGATACTATGTGTATTACCCTTTTGATTTTGAGGGAAGGATGTACAACCGAATTGGAATGAAAAGATACTTTGGGCATAAAATCTTTGGGGCTATTACCCTAAAATCACACGGAGCCAAAGCAGAGGCAGTGGAATTTGGAATTGGGATTAGATTATAG
- a CDS encoding homocysteine S-methyltransferase family protein produces the protein MEKIGDILKKRILVLDGAMGTMLQRYKFNEDDFRGERFKDWPSDLQGNNDLLSLTQPNAVKEVHRKFLEAGADILETNTFSSTTIAMADYGMEELVYELNFESAKIAKQVADEFTKKYPNKPRFVAGSIGPTNKTASMSPDVNDPGFRAISFDELRIAYKQQVEALLDGGVDILLVETIFDTLNAKAALFAIEEVKDERNSEVPVMVSGTITDASGRTLSGQTAEAFLISISHIPILSVGFNCALGAKQLVPHLEVVSAKSEFATSAHPNAGLPNAFGEYDETPEQMAAQIKEYVDKGLVNIVGGCCGTTPEHIKAIADVVKDYEPRPLVINRLSKV, from the coding sequence ATGGAAAAAATTGGAGACATATTGAAGAAACGGATTTTGGTACTGGATGGCGCCATGGGCACCATGTTACAGCGCTATAAATTCAATGAAGATGATTTTAGGGGTGAACGGTTTAAGGATTGGCCCAGCGATTTGCAGGGCAACAACGATTTGCTGTCCTTGACCCAACCCAATGCCGTGAAAGAAGTTCACCGGAAATTTTTGGAAGCTGGGGCGGACATTCTCGAGACCAATACGTTTTCAAGTACAACCATTGCCATGGCAGATTACGGTATGGAAGAATTGGTGTACGAACTGAATTTTGAATCTGCCAAGATTGCAAAGCAAGTGGCTGATGAATTTACCAAGAAGTATCCGAACAAACCGCGATTTGTAGCTGGAAGCATTGGTCCAACCAACAAAACGGCCAGCATGTCACCAGATGTGAACGACCCTGGTTTCCGTGCCATTTCTTTTGATGAACTTCGCATTGCTTACAAACAGCAAGTGGAAGCATTATTGGATGGTGGTGTTGATATTTTATTGGTAGAAACCATTTTTGATACCCTGAATGCCAAAGCGGCCCTTTTTGCCATTGAGGAAGTAAAGGACGAGCGTAATAGTGAAGTACCTGTTATGGTCAGCGGCACCATTACCGATGCTTCAGGAAGAACCTTGTCAGGGCAAACGGCGGAGGCTTTTTTGATTTCCATTTCCCATATCCCCATACTATCGGTTGGTTTCAACTGTGCTTTGGGAGCCAAACAATTGGTGCCCCATTTGGAGGTGGTTTCGGCAAAGTCGGAATTTGCTACTTCAGCGCATCCCAATGCGGGATTGCCAAATGCCTTTGGGGAATACGATGAAACCCCGGAGCAAATGGCCGCACAGATTAAGGAATATGTAGATAAAGGCTTGGTAAACATTGTTGGCGGTTGTTGTGGAACAACGCCAGAACACATAAAGGCCATTGCTGATGTGGTCAAAGATTATGAACCTAGACCGTTGGTCATTAATCGTTTATCGAAGGTTTAG
- a CDS encoding four helix bundle protein — MEYIDLDVWMAARKLVNSIYELTKSFPEEEKYGLINQMRRSSVSVASNIAEGCGRQTSADTIRFLHISRGSLYELETQLYLTFDQKYMNKSLLEQLLEEVKTCKRLLNGFINYYSKL; from the coding sequence ATGGAATATATTGATTTAGATGTTTGGATGGCAGCCAGAAAGCTTGTCAATTCTATTTATGAGTTGACCAAGTCTTTTCCCGAGGAAGAAAAATATGGATTAATCAACCAGATGAGAAGAAGCAGTGTATCTGTTGCATCAAACATTGCTGAAGGTTGTGGAAGACAAACCTCAGCAGACACCATTAGATTCTTACACATATCACGTGGTTCTTTGTATGAACTCGAAACCCAACTTTATTTAACTTTTGACCAAAAATACATGAATAAGTCTCTCTTGGAACAACTTCTTGAAGAAGTCAAAACGTGTAAAAGACTTTTAAACGGTTTTATCAATTATTATTCAAAACTGTAA
- a CDS encoding SDR family oxidoreductase → MTDSKIALVTGGSRGLGADMAINLAKKGIDVVITYHTDKASADEVVSQVENQGQWGCALQLDTLKIKTFDDFFKELGNVLEKEKGSPNFDFLVNNAGTGVYEPIATTTEEQFDEMCNIHLKGVYFFTQKALPYLNDGGRIINISSGLVRYAFPTASAYTAMKGAVEVFTRYLAKELAPRKITANTVAPGAIETDFGGGENKTNETKRGFIIQGTALGRVGRPDDIGGVVTFLCTEDAKWVNAQRIEVTGGAMI, encoded by the coding sequence ATGACAGACAGCAAAATAGCATTGGTCACTGGTGGCAGTAGGGGTCTTGGCGCCGATATGGCCATTAATCTGGCTAAAAAAGGAATTGATGTGGTGATTACCTATCACACCGACAAAGCTAGTGCGGATGAGGTGGTATCCCAAGTTGAAAATCAAGGTCAGTGGGGCTGTGCGCTACAGTTGGATACCTTGAAAATCAAAACCTTTGATGATTTTTTTAAGGAGTTGGGCAACGTTTTGGAGAAGGAGAAGGGCAGCCCGAATTTCGATTTTTTAGTTAATAATGCCGGAACCGGGGTTTATGAACCCATTGCTACCACAACGGAAGAGCAGTTTGATGAGATGTGCAATATTCACTTAAAGGGTGTTTATTTCTTCACGCAAAAAGCGCTTCCCTATCTCAATGACGGTGGACGAATCATTAATATTTCATCCGGATTGGTTCGGTACGCATTCCCAACAGCTTCGGCCTACACCGCCATGAAAGGAGCCGTTGAGGTTTTTACTCGCTATTTGGCCAAGGAATTGGCACCTCGAAAAATTACGGCCAATACAGTAGCGCCCGGCGCCATTGAGACTGATTTTGGCGGTGGAGAGAACAAAACCAATGAAACAAAACGAGGATTCATCATTCAAGGAACTGCCTTGGGTCGTGTGGGACGGCCCGATGACATTGGTGGTGTCGTTACTTTTTTATGCACTGAAGATGCCAAGTGGGTGAATGCACAACGCATTGAGGTCACTGGCGGTGCCATGATTTGA